Below is a window of Nicotiana tabacum cultivar K326 chromosome 19, ASM71507v2, whole genome shotgun sequence DNA.
GATCACATTTTGATATGCTTTTTCTTTCTACAGCCAAGATTCCTATTCTTTTTGGAATTTGGTTTTGTTCCAGGATCATGAAGTTTGACATGTATTTGCTTAAGGAAAAAATGCTTTCAATCTTGTATTTGAAGATGCTTGGTTAATGCTCAGGCTTTTGTGTCCTGTTTTAGTATATTCAGCCTTGATAAGTAActcccttttaaattaattttattccTTTATCAGGTTTTTAGTTTTCCAGATTGTTACCCTTCTCAGGAAAGAAAGAAGCAAAGGTTTTAAGATTGTTGCCGTTTGAACCTCTGTGGTCATGTACACTACTTCGTGATGGGAGCTGAAGATAAAACACTGCTTTGTTTCTGTCATTGGGGCAGGAATACTAAGGTGCTTCCAGATGGATCCATTTCATATGTGGGAGGTATTACCTGTCAGGTTATTGCAAAGAAAGGCATAAAGTATAATGATTTTGTGAATGCAGTTTTTGATCGATTAGGCATTATTGATCCTTCAGATAAAATCTTGTATTACACGGTCAAGTTTGACAGCTCCCAATTGATACAACTGAGAGACCAAGAAGATATCAATACTCTGTTACAATTTAATGATTGTTTTGCTCATGTTTATGCATCGAGTTTGGAGAAAGGATCTTTATTCTAGACTACCATCAGGTGGCCCGGAAAAAGTTGAACTTATGGTTTATCCTAATTCAAAACCAGATTCAACTCCTGCAGGTGATGATGAAAATGATTTGGCAAGCCCTCTGAAGAAGGCACGGTTCCAATCAGCTGGTGACAGTAAACCTCAGCAGAAAGAAGCTGTTGGTAGTGATGGTCAAAAGCATGCTGGTGTAACTAGGCTATGCAGTAATTACGTCAGAAGATTAACTCAAAATGGAGTGGGCCTTCCTGAAGGGGGTGTGCAGAACAACAATTCCAAAATTCGGACAGTTAACGAACAGGCTTCTAGACAACCATCAGGTGGCGCAATAAAAGCTGAACTTATTGTTGATTCTGATTTAAAACCAGATGCAATTCCTGATAGTAATCCTCAAGCGATGCATGATTATCCTTATCCTGAGTTCACTGATTTTGAAAAGTATAGACCACAAAATTGCTTTGCAGTTGACCAGATTTGGGCTTGCCATGATGCTGATTTCATGCCAAGATTCTATGCCCACATTAGGAAGGTATCCAGTCCTGAATTCAAGATAAAGCTCAGGTGGCTTGAGGctcatccagaagatgaaagggAACGTGCATGGGTCAGGGCAGACTTGCCTGTTGCCTGCGGGAAATTTAGACGTGTGAGTTCTGAATATACTTCTGATCGATATATATTTTCTCATCAAGTGCAGTGTGAAAAGGACGACAGAGGTCTGTACATTGTATATCCCATAAAAGGGGAAATGTGGGCCCTTTTCAGAGATTGGGATATTGATTGGAGCTCCGATCCAAAGAACCATAGGAGGTACAAGTATGAAGTTGTGGAgattctttctgattttgttgGGGAAGTTGGTATCCGAGTTGGCTACTTAGATAAAGTGACCGGATTTGTTGGCATTTTCCAGCGAACAAGGCTGCATGTAGCTGGTGCATTCTTTGTAAAGCCACATGAACTTTACAAGTTCTCTCATCGAATTCCCTCCAAAATGTCTGGAACTGAACGTGAGGGTGTACCTGCGGGATCATTTGAACTTGATCCCGCTTGTTTACCGCTCAATCCAGATGATATTTGGTACCCTGGGAAAGTTAAAGAAAACAGAAGGACTGCAAAATCTGCACCTGCTGAAAATGTTTTTTTCGGCAGTTCATCCTGTAACTAGTGATAAATCCAGGAATGCAATGACATCTTTGAAGTCTGGGGACTTGAATGGCATCCATGCTACTGATGGAGAGTCTGCTAAGGTTCGAAGATCTCTGAAGGGAGTGCACATCTCCAAGAAAAAGGGAACTCTGATGAGCTCTCGTTCAGCCAATGACAGTCCTTACCCTGATTTTGTTGataaaattgttaaaaaaagCCGTTACTCAAGTCCCAGCTTACCAATCCATTTGCCATGTCAAACTGATAGAGGGTTGCACTCGCGCATACACTTTGGATGCTCCAAGAATCCAATAGCTTTGTCAGATAAAGGTTTTGAAGTAGTAGTTTGTGATTTTAAGATGAAGAGATATATGAGAAAGTTTCAAGTAGATCAGGTATGGGCTCTTTATGGTCAAGATAGTGCATTGCCAAAGACTTACGGTCAAATTAAGAAGATTATTTCTGCCCCACTCAAATTGCATGTAGCCCTTCTTAAAGCGTGTGCATGGCCTAAAAGTGCTGCTCAGTCGGTTTGTGGAACATTCAAAGTCCAGAATGAAAAATGTCAAGTCTATGCTCCTAGCTCATTCTCCCATGTGGTGAAAGCAGTATCTATTAATAGGAACATGTTTGAGATCTATCCAAGAGAAGGTGAGATTTGGACACTGTACAAGAACTGGAATAAATCAGGTTTGGATCCAGATAAGCCTGAGTATGAGATAGTGGAGGTCTTCGAGAATTCAAAAGACCGGATAAAAGTTTCTTCCATTGTGCATGGGAATGGTTTCAAGTTAGTCTTTGGTTCTCCACGAAAGCAACGATCAAATTCTGATATTTTAGAAATACAAAACGATGAGTTTGGGAGATTCTCTCATCAGATCCCTGCATTTTAGCTGACTGGTGAAAATGGAGGGACTTTGAGAGGCTGCTGGGAGCTTGATCCTGCTTCAGCACCGTCTTCTCCGTAAAGTGACGCACCAGTTATATTGTGATAGGATTTGTTCTCCTGGACTAAAACAATTATGGCCTATTGTTCTCATCAATTTCTTGCTTGATGATCACGACGGAACATACCCATAGGCCATAGGGAGGGCGACAAGGTAGCCACTAGCACACATGGCTCTGTAGCTTTTGGAAGTTGTTGTGTATTATGATACCCCTCCCCCTCTTGTTATGGGTTTATATTATATATCCAAGACTATCAAGGGACTGAATATAGTAGTATAGTCCCTAATTTTTTGTAAAGACTCTCATTATAGGTGTATATAATTATCCTTTTaagctaaaaaagaaaaagattagaTGATTTGTAGATATGACAGTTTCTGTCTTCTGCTTTACTCCAGCGAAAGGTTTTCTTTGCCATAATTCACGGATGGTGTCATTAGTATAAATCTTAAGATATGCCACTACAACAAGAACACAAGTTGAACTCAAGACAAAAGCAGGATTACAAATATATAACAAGGAGGGAGGGAGCTTCTAACCAATGAAGAAGATATTCTCAACCTTCTATTGGTCCTTCTCTTCTTTAGCACTtaatatatactttcaaaattcaTTTGACTTGTAAAATGTTCGGAAGAACACATTAATCTGATATCAATATTAGACATTAATATTTCATGTCAATGAGCATTAAACTAAATATAAATGATAGACATGTTCTTTAAGAGCACAATCCCCTTCAAGGTTCCACTCACATAGTTTTATTAGGAATTGGTGAATAGAATTTGTCGTTACAACTCGCTGCTTCCTCTCTCCTTTTTATTGCTAACTCACCCGCCATTATAGTTGGCAATAGTTCAACTCTTGAAAATGCAATGACCCTCATTCTTTTTCGACCTTCGTTTCTTGTGCTAAAATAAAATTGCTAAAGTCAAAccttttttaaaatattcttgtttgttttgttttttttacttatttaatGATTAGATTTAGTGTACGCGCGTTGCACGTGTACCCATCCATCTCCAtgagtaatttttttaaaaaaattatatgagttattttaaatttctaactCAATAAAGGAAGAAAGTTATGTCTTATAGAAGTCCtgatcaataataataacagaaagcCGAGTAATCCGTGACCGGGCGAGGATCGTGGCGGAGATCTCGGCATATATCGAGTCAAGACCGGTTGATTAGCCAATTAGAAGATTTCCTTCTGTATTTAGAATTATACCATATGTAGAACTCccttactatataaagagggttccAATCATTTTGGAAGGAGACTCATAACAAAGTAATATATTACGTTTTCTCTTTTAAGCTCTTTTATTCAGTTGTTCAGTTCTTACTTTTCAATAATATACTCAGTTGGTTCGAGGGCGACCTAGCTCGAGGGCCGAAGTTGCGCGTTACATTGATTTGTTTcattttacagttaatttctaacttcaattCTTATATTTCTCATTTTatgccaagtgaaatcacatatccttaaaaccacttacaaatttaattgttatccgattttaagggtaaacagtttgatgcccaccgtggggctaaggataatagtgattgccaggtgctaattttcataacacacactgatttacacttgttcttgtaagcgtttttgattccaggatcagcatgtcaaactctcaagcagTACCCACACACATCAATAATGGTCTTGGTTTTCATGGAGAAAACGACAACGTAGCTGCCCAAGGAAACGAAGTGCTTCTAGTTGATCTCGAGGGAGTACCAGTTGCAGACCCCATCGACGTCAGTTCCCATGTTGCCCTAAATGCAAATCTGGACGTCGACCCCGAAAAATAACATCCACAGAGACGTTTGATCAGCCGGTCAGAACGCACAGGGCGGCGAAGAAGGCGGAATCAGCCTTCGAATAATATTCAAAATGCTGCAGGCTCAACAAGTTGCAATAGCACAACTTCAAAATCAGAACCACGCACCGAGTAGGGTCGAACCCGAGCCATCACAGGAAGTTATTCACAAGGCAGAACCAGTGCCGAGGAGGTCAAATGTGAATGAGTCAGGGACCGACCCCGCTATCTTGAAAATGTTCGAGGAGCTAACAAAGCGAATTGAATCGggggagaagaagattgaagcgaatgacaaaaaaatggaaacatataactcccgagttgatcaaattccgggggcaccaccgattttgaagagtttggattcaaagaagttcgtacaaaagcccTTTCCCCCGAACGCAGATCCTAAACCCATTTCGAAGAAATTCCGCATGCCAGAAATTTCCAAGTATAATGGAAATACCAaccccaacgagcatgtcactaTTTACACATGCGCAATAAaggggaacgatctagaggacgatgaTATTGAGTCCGTACTGCTGAAAAAATTCgaagaaactttatcaaaaggggagatgatatggtaccataatttgccacctaactccattgattcttttTCCATACTCGCTGATTCCTTCGTCAAAGCACACACCGGAGCGATAAAGGCCGAGACTAgaaaatcggacctcttcaaagtaaaacagaaagacaacgagatgccgagagagttcgtatctcggttccaaatGGAGTGCATGGATCTTCCCCAGTCGCCgttgattgggccgttcaggatTTCACTCAAGTCCTAAACATACGAAGTTCGGTAGCCTCGCAACAGTTAAAGCAAAACTTGACCGAATATCCAGTTGTAACCTGGGCCGACGTACATAATCagtaccagtcaaagattagggtcgaggatgaccagttggggactccttccgggtccgtttatccaaacaggACCATCAACAGAGTTAAAAGGGTTATTGATCGGGAACCACGGTCAAACAGAGATCGATATCAGCCATACGTTGGAGATCAGAGAAACAACGGTCCTGGGCGCAACCCCGGTCGAATTGATAGAAGAAAtgatcgaggacagagctctcgagggctcatgagtaaaAGAAGTTTCGACAGAAATGTCAAACCCAAAGCAGCACCACgactatcagaatacaacttcaatattGATGCATCGGCTATTGTATCGGCCATTGGGagcatcaaagacaccaggtggccccGACCTCTACAGACTGATCCGGTCCAGAGAAATCCtaatcaaatgtgcaaatatcatggcacccacaGTCATAAAATAGAAGATTGCAAACAACTGAGGGAGGAGATAGCCTGTTTGTTCAACGaagggcatcttcgagaattcttaagcgaTCGGGCTAAAAACCATTTAAAGAACAGAGATTCAAATAGACAGAATGAATAAGAAGAGCCGCAACACGTGATACACATGATTGTTGGAGGGGTCGATACTCCTCAGGGGCCCGTATTCAAacgcaccaaggtgtcgatcacgAGGGAAAAACGGACTCGAGACTACGTACTGGAAGGAACCCtgtctttcaatgacgaggatgcaGGGGGGATCTTACAACCccataacgacgcactggtaatatctgtccttatgaataaaattgaagttaaatgtgttttgattgatccaggtaactcgaccaacattattcgatcgagggtcgtagaacaactcggcctacaagatcaaattgtgcccgCATCCCGAGTActtaatggcttcaacatggcaagcgaaaccaccaaaggtgaaaTTACTTTGCCAGTgaacgtggccgggaccatccaagaaacaaagttccatgtgatcgagggtgacatgaggtacaacgccttgctcgAAAGGtcatggatccataacatgagggcagtaccctcgacccttcaccaagttCTGAAGTTCCCGACATCgagggagtcaaaacagtgtacaGAGAATAACCTGCCGCCAAAACGATATTTGCAGTTGATGAAGTGATACCGGTATCGGCGCTCTCATCAATAAAGGGATCGGATTCGAAGGGAAAGCAGGAGGCCAAATAGCAACCATAGACACCAGCCTCGACCCAATTACAGAAGTAAGGGATCGAACGAGGATGACAActactggatccctcgatccttcaaaattcccgatgactccgacgccaccaaatcgacggtcgaagagctggaacaagtcaCACTAGCCAAGCATCGGCCCGAACGGAAGGTATACCTGAGCACGAGGCTAACCcagagctcaggaaaaaacttattcatttccttaaagctaacatggattgctttaattggtcccacctcgatatgacagggattccacTAGAAATTACCACTCACAAACTGAGCTTGGACCCTAAATTCCGcctggtgaagcaaaaaagaagtccccagtctgaggtcaaacatgccatcatcaaggacgaggtaaccaaacttctcaaaataggatccattcgggaagtaaagtatcctgaatggttagcaaacgtagtggtagtccctaagataggaaacaaacttagaatgtgtatatattataaagacctgaataaagcatgccccaaggattcttttccttttcctaatatcgatcgtatgatcgatgccacggccggccacgagactctcagttttcttgATACCTACTCCGAGTACAACCATATATAGATGAAcctagaggatcaggaaaagacctcgtttatcactaagtatggtaccta
It encodes the following:
- the LOC107765635 gene encoding uncharacterized protein LOC107765635, producing MIVLLMFMHRVWRKDLYSRLPSGGPEKVELMVYPNSKPDSTPAGDDENDLASPLKKARFQSAGDSKPQQKEAVGSDGQKHAGVTRLCSNYVRRLTQNGVGLPEGGVQNNNSKIRTVNEQASRQPSGGAIKAELIVDSDLKPDAIPDSNPQAMHDYPYPEFTDFEKYRPQNCFAVDQIWACHDADFMPRFYAHIRKVSSPEFKIKLRWLEAHPEDERERAWVRADLPVACGKFRRVSSEYTSDRYIFSHQVQCEKDDRGLYIVYPIKGEMWALFRDWDIDWSSDPKNHRRYKYEVVEILSDFVGEVGIRVGYLDKVTGFVGIFQRTRLHVAGAFFVKPHELYKFSHRIPSKMSGTEREGVPAGSFELDPACLPLNPDDIWYPGKVKENRRTAKSAPAENVFFGSSSCN